Within Limnothrix sp. FACHB-406, the genomic segment CGGGAGAGGGACTTGATCACCCGCCACGAGATCGCCGTAACCCAGCAGTTCTGGCTCCCCTTCGCCCACCTTGGGAGAAGGGGTTGGGGGATGAGGGCAACGAGCTGATTCGTGCAAGAGGTCTATTGAGTCATCGTTCAGCGTCGTGGCGTTCTGGTGAGGCACGATGTTTGGGAATCGCGTTGAGAGATGGCGTTGAGAGATAGCCTTGAGAAAGGGCGCTAAAACAGCCCGATCGTGCGGGCCGCCTGCACCAACCCATCCACCGCTTCCGGCGGCCATCCCCCTTCAGCACCCCGCCCCGACAGCAACACAAACCGTACCCCAAAGGCATCTGCATAGCCCTCGGCCCCCAGCCAGAGCCGATCGCTCTCCACCTCGCAAGCAATTTTTTCCTCGGGCATCAACTCATCGGCGATC encodes:
- a CDS encoding DUF1818 family protein produces the protein MANDRILKSGPGWRLGWQPSATKFSGLVGSDDWAVELTEPELTDFCRLLDRLVDSVRAIADELMPEEKIACEVESDRLWLGAEGYADAFGVRFVLLSGRGAEGGWPPEAVDGLVQAARTIGLF